A window from Synergistaceae bacterium DZ-S4 encodes these proteins:
- a CDS encoding S-layer homology domain-containing protein, with amino-acid sequence MKKFLAVFAVIALVAFAAPAFAANPFMDVPAGHWAYDAVAQLAARGVVSGYPDGAFKGAQPATRYEMASVVARALAKIDAEKASKQDLEMLKKLVMEFKDELDALGVKVDKIDKRVAVLEDRLGGWKLRGSFQFDANFSGDGAYNENGAETEFHKEWFALVLTKQIDETTSLYARLRMGQYVAGTGRNDMAETRWDRIYVDMKLPYDVDFRVGRWLQDFEGDKGLYWAYDANPMFGSYRMDGFRAAKSWGNFTGTAIVARNAGISPTDRELGEYMHYALDLNFRPNEKFWIGATGYWLQGDANVFVDEDEDGFDDDGINPDADDADANTYAIYAGFAFNPNVELKGIYYMQDLGADLVGGFDDSPSAWKAVLDVKQDMLKFTSLWVQYMQIDNSFYGLNQQNNMDWGISLSVTDAMPLNDNQTTVWMIGAEQVWNDKWTTFLKYAKADFDTEGVEDAENYTAGVTYQYTPAVAFQLVYDNIDFGADNDDHLIKFRTSVSF; translated from the coding sequence ATGAAAAAGTTTTTGGCAGTATTTGCAGTAATCGCGCTGGTAGCTTTCGCAGCACCGGCATTCGCAGCAAACCCGTTCATGGATGTACCCGCAGGCCACTGGGCATATGATGCAGTAGCACAGCTCGCAGCACGCGGCGTAGTATCCGGTTATCCCGACGGCGCATTCAAAGGCGCACAGCCCGCAACACGTTACGAAATGGCATCAGTAGTCGCCCGCGCACTCGCGAAGATCGACGCTGAGAAGGCAAGCAAGCAGGATCTCGAAATGCTGAAGAAGCTCGTCATGGAATTCAAAGACGAACTCGATGCACTCGGCGTGAAGGTCGACAAAATCGACAAACGCGTAGCAGTCCTCGAAGACCGCCTCGGCGGCTGGAAGCTCCGCGGATCCTTCCAGTTTGACGCCAACTTCTCAGGCGACGGTGCTTACAATGAAAATGGTGCAGAGACAGAATTTCACAAGGAATGGTTTGCACTCGTACTGACAAAGCAGATCGACGAGACGACTTCCCTCTATGCGCGTCTCCGTATGGGACAGTACGTTGCCGGTACAGGCCGCAACGACATGGCCGAGACCCGTTGGGACCGTATCTATGTAGACATGAAGCTCCCCTACGATGTTGATTTCCGCGTAGGCCGCTGGCTTCAGGACTTCGAAGGCGATAAGGGCCTCTACTGGGCATATGACGCCAACCCGATGTTCGGAAGCTACCGTATGGATGGTTTCCGCGCTGCTAAGTCATGGGGTAATTTTACCGGTACGGCTATCGTAGCACGTAACGCAGGTATTTCCCCAACGGACCGTGAACTCGGAGAATACATGCACTACGCTCTCGACCTCAACTTCCGTCCGAACGAGAAGTTCTGGATCGGCGCAACAGGCTACTGGCTCCAGGGCGATGCCAATGTATTTGTTGATGAAGATGAAGATGGCTTCGATGATGATGGCATAAATCCCGATGCAGACGATGCCGATGCCAACACATATGCCATCTACGCAGGCTTCGCATTCAATCCCAATGTAGAACTTAAGGGAATTTACTACATGCAGGATCTCGGTGCGGATCTTGTCGGCGGATTCGATGACAGCCCGAGCGCATGGAAGGCAGTACTCGATGTGAAGCAGGACATGCTTAAGTTCACGAGTCTCTGGGTGCAGTATATGCAGATCGACAACAGCTTCTATGGACTCAACCAGCAGAACAACATGGACTGGGGCATTTCACTTTCTGTAACAGACGCTATGCCGCTGAATGACAACCAGACGACAGTTTGGATGATTGGCGCGGAACAGGTTTGGAACGACAAGTGGACCACCTTCCTGAAGTACGCGAAGGCTGATTTCGACACAGAAGGCGTCGAAGATGCAGAGAACTACACAGCAGGCGTAACCTACCAGTACACACCTGCAGTCGCATTCCAGCTCGTCTATGACAACATCGACTTCGGTGCTGACAACGACGACCATCTTATCAAGTTCCGTACGAGCGTTAGCTTCTAG
- a CDS encoding molybdopterin-dependent oxidoreductase encodes MRSEWKTTACPHDCPCACTMRARSINNKIEMKPHEKNRWTEFICPKGLRYANRVFDPGRLRTPLLRSGSGWEELTWEKAWSIWADKVSSGISESGPLSLMYYSSAGSMYFSKTLIPHIFNELGGYTGTKGSLCSSIGSSGLKEATLGWGVPFLTPELQSEAKGIMLWGRNSLVTQPQIRQIFRKIRDKGGEIASLEIRNTETSEAADRSWYISPGGDFALAAWLCKKLISMGVSSNEWKSRVVNYEEFLVSLKSLEEEKLLDTAGIDETAAEEILLWLIKFSPVTYMPSYGSQRYLHGDMQFKWMFALSVISGGFEDPRSGLSFGKDEHALFPKELIPRSDNVRKFGTGTMGKEILDASPKISVLHITTADPVMQNPGSSGIVRAMRSVPFKVCTEIFMTETAKECDLVLPAATYLEEDHDWLGSYWHSFLVRSERIVEPQGMVKSDIEIFNGLAKTLGLKTDLVKLYEEMDRLMLSEKRLEKVSEGLYEWKEPIYWTDPGTMAKLPECVPVISLPEEGELRLVTFHVKEYINGHSFDAPNIPDIPDIYMSAADMKKLDLTNSERVVVYSRNGEHLIMCAVEESSLREGLASAKQGVPGINLLTEAQKAPGCGAPYAECFIRVKKAL; translated from the coding sequence ATGCGATCGGAATGGAAAACAACCGCCTGCCCGCACGACTGCCCCTGTGCCTGTACCATGAGGGCAAGATCCATTAACAATAAAATTGAGATGAAGCCTCATGAAAAGAATAGGTGGACTGAGTTTATCTGCCCAAAGGGGCTCCGCTATGCGAATCGGGTTTTTGACCCCGGAAGGTTAAGGACCCCACTGCTCAGATCCGGCAGCGGCTGGGAAGAGCTCACTTGGGAAAAAGCATGGTCCATATGGGCAGACAAGGTTTCTTCGGGGATATCTGAGTCAGGGCCCCTATCTTTGATGTATTACTCAAGCGCCGGATCCATGTACTTTTCTAAGACCCTTATCCCACACATCTTCAATGAACTTGGAGGATATACCGGAACAAAGGGATCTCTCTGTTCAAGCATCGGATCATCGGGACTAAAGGAAGCCACACTCGGATGGGGAGTTCCCTTTTTGACTCCTGAGCTTCAGTCTGAGGCAAAGGGCATAATGCTTTGGGGAAGAAATTCCCTTGTAACGCAGCCACAGATAAGGCAGATCTTCCGCAAAATACGAGATAAAGGCGGTGAGATCGCCTCTCTTGAAATAAGAAATACTGAAACATCCGAAGCTGCCGACAGATCATGGTACATATCTCCGGGCGGAGATTTCGCATTGGCGGCATGGCTCTGCAAAAAATTGATCAGTATGGGAGTATCTTCGAATGAGTGGAAGAGCAGGGTCGTAAATTACGAGGAATTCCTTGTTAGCCTAAAGAGTCTCGAAGAAGAAAAGCTTCTTGATACAGCCGGTATAGATGAGACTGCAGCAGAGGAAATATTACTCTGGCTGATAAAATTCAGTCCTGTGACATATATGCCTTCTTACGGATCTCAAAGATATCTCCACGGAGACATGCAGTTTAAGTGGATGTTTGCCTTATCTGTGATCTCAGGCGGTTTCGAAGATCCGCGTTCAGGCCTCAGTTTTGGAAAGGACGAGCATGCGCTCTTTCCAAAAGAACTTATTCCCCGCTCTGACAATGTACGTAAATTCGGAACAGGCACGATGGGAAAAGAAATCCTTGATGCCTCACCAAAGATAAGTGTGCTTCACATAACAACGGCAGACCCTGTTATGCAGAACCCGGGAAGTTCAGGCATAGTCAGGGCCATGAGATCGGTCCCGTTCAAGGTTTGTACAGAGATATTCATGACAGAAACTGCGAAAGAATGCGACCTGGTGCTGCCCGCAGCGACCTACCTTGAAGAAGATCATGACTGGCTGGGGTCATACTGGCACAGCTTCCTTGTGAGGAGTGAGAGGATAGTCGAACCTCAGGGAATGGTGAAGTCGGATATAGAGATATTTAACGGGCTGGCAAAAACTCTTGGACTGAAGACGGATCTTGTAAAACTTTATGAAGAAATGGACAGGCTGATGCTCAGTGAAAAAAGGCTGGAAAAGGTATCGGAAGGACTTTATGAGTGGAAAGAACCAATATATTGGACCGACCCCGGAACTATGGCAAAACTGCCGGAGTGTGTCCCTGTGATAAGTCTCCCTGAAGAAGGAGAACTAAGGCTGGTCACTTTCCACGTGAAAGAGTATATAAACGGACACAGCTTCGACGCCCCAAATATACCCGACATTCCGGATATTTATATGTCTGCCGCTGACATGAAAAAACTTGACCTGACAAACAGTGAGAGGGTAGTTGTATATTCAAGGAACGGAGAACATCTAATAATGTGCGCTGTAGAAGAGAGTTCCCTGCGAGAGGGGCTGGCTTCAGCAAAACAGGGCGTGCCCGGCATAAACCTTCTTACAGAAGCACAGAAGGCTCCCGGATGCGGAGCCCCCTACGCCGAATGCTTCATCAGGGTCAAAAAAGCACTGTAA
- the phoU gene encoding phosphate signaling complex protein PhoU — MDSINTRKRLDEDLSELKRMVFRMARMSGEALENAVWALKNRDEASAREVLEKDDLIDDLEDKIDEACMEFAARYQPLGEDLRTVTSIMHMAVDLERIGDYGGNIAKTAIDLASKTPIKPLIDIPRMVECIRRMLDTAMTAIDTGSAEKAIEVFPMDDQVDDLEKQIMRELFLMVMEKPERIEQSLQLMNVSRTLERAGDHVTNVAERIAYMYTGKTVKASQHRRKRDI; from the coding sequence ATGGATTCAATAAACACAAGAAAGAGGCTCGACGAGGACCTTTCCGAGCTTAAAAGAATGGTCTTCAGGATGGCCAGAATGTCTGGCGAAGCTCTTGAAAACGCAGTCTGGGCACTGAAAAACAGGGATGAGGCGTCTGCCCGCGAGGTCCTTGAAAAGGACGACCTTATAGATGATCTTGAAGACAAGATCGACGAAGCATGCATGGAGTTTGCAGCCCGCTATCAGCCGCTTGGCGAAGACCTGAGGACCGTTACTTCGATAATGCATATGGCTGTGGACCTTGAGAGGATAGGGGACTACGGCGGCAACATAGCCAAAACTGCCATAGACCTGGCCTCCAAAACTCCGATAAAGCCGCTGATAGACATCCCGCGCATGGTAGAATGCATCAGGAGGATGCTCGATACGGCGATGACCGCTATTGATACCGGGTCAGCCGAAAAGGCGATAGAGGTCTTCCCGATGGATGATCAGGTCGATGACCTTGAAAAACAGATAATGAGGGAACTTTTCCTGATGGTCATGGAAAAGCCTGAGAGGATCGAACAGTCGCTTCAGCTCATGAACGTATCCCGTACACTTGAGCGGGCAGGCGACCATGTAACGAACGTGGCTGAGAGGATCGCATACATGTACACGGGAAAGACGGTCAAGGCCTCCCAGCACAGGAGAAAACGGGATATATAG
- the pstA gene encoding phosphate ABC transporter permease PstA, with translation MDRNVSRRIKDRTMTGLFCIAALSLVLVIGGMAAFLFKEGWQMLSLDFLIEAPRDGMTAGGIMTPLVGTIQLVIVSMAAALPIGIMTGLYFAEYSKDDWLSRILRVSIRCLAGVPSVIYGLFGLSLFVVFLNFGSSLLSAGLTLGCLSLPLIVTVSEQAFLAVPQDYRDASYALGATKCQTILKVVLPSAASTIITGTILSIGRVAGETAPIMFTGAAFFAPEVAKSIFDQVMALPYHIYVLATASTDLEATRPIQYGAILVLIGLVLGTSAVGVLARSRLAARSGRQ, from the coding sequence ATGGACAGAAATGTTTCCCGAAGGATAAAGGACCGGACCATGACCGGCCTCTTCTGTATAGCTGCCCTTTCCCTTGTCCTTGTCATAGGAGGGATGGCGGCATTCCTCTTTAAGGAGGGTTGGCAGATGCTCTCGCTCGACTTCCTTATAGAAGCTCCAAGGGACGGAATGACCGCGGGAGGAATAATGACCCCTCTTGTGGGGACAATTCAGCTTGTCATTGTCTCTATGGCAGCGGCTCTCCCGATAGGCATTATGACGGGACTCTACTTTGCCGAGTATTCAAAGGATGACTGGCTCTCCAGGATATTAAGGGTGTCCATAAGGTGTCTTGCCGGAGTCCCCTCTGTAATATACGGACTCTTCGGACTCTCCCTCTTCGTAGTCTTTCTGAATTTCGGATCGAGTTTGCTCTCCGCCGGACTGACCCTTGGATGCCTTTCCCTGCCGCTTATAGTTACGGTATCAGAACAGGCTTTCTTGGCTGTTCCTCAGGATTACAGGGACGCGTCCTACGCACTCGGAGCGACAAAATGCCAGACGATACTGAAGGTGGTCCTGCCCTCGGCGGCTTCAACTATAATTACAGGAACGATACTTTCAATAGGAAGGGTGGCGGGGGAGACGGCTCCTATCATGTTCACGGGAGCGGCATTCTTTGCACCTGAAGTGGCAAAGAGCATTTTTGATCAGGTCATGGCGCTGCCCTATCACATATATGTACTGGCTACGGCATCTACTGACCTTGAGGCTACCAGGCCTATACAGTACGGAGCGATCCTTGTGCTTATAGGACTTGTCCTCGGGACCAGTGCGGTCGGCGTCTTGGCGAGATCACGCCTTGCGGCCAGAAGCGGGAGGCAATAA
- the pstB gene encoding phosphate ABC transporter ATP-binding protein PstB yields MNTTNFDPQIKTTDLDLYYGDNRVLKNITFDIGRRTVAAFIGPSGCGKSSYLRCLNRMNDFIPSARITGRIEIEGENILSPDTDVIALRRRVGMVFQKPNPFPMSIYENVAYGPRLNGIKDKNTLDETVEKSLKGAALWDEVKDKLSSPGTGLSGGQQQRLCIARAIATQPEVLLMDEPTSALDPMSTARVEELIRELKGDYTVAIVTHNMQQAARVSDYTAFFLLGDLIEYDRTAKIFTSPSDKRTEDYISGRFG; encoded by the coding sequence ATGAACACCACAAACTTTGATCCCCAGATAAAGACGACAGACCTTGACCTCTACTACGGGGATAACCGGGTGCTGAAAAACATCACATTTGACATCGGGCGCAGGACCGTAGCAGCATTCATAGGCCCCTCGGGCTGCGGCAAGAGCAGTTATCTCAGATGCCTGAACAGGATGAATGACTTCATACCGTCGGCCAGGATAACTGGCAGGATAGAGATCGAGGGAGAAAACATCCTCTCTCCGGATACCGATGTTATAGCGCTGAGGCGCAGAGTGGGGATGGTCTTCCAGAAACCGAATCCTTTCCCAATGTCGATATATGAAAACGTAGCCTACGGTCCGAGGCTGAACGGCATAAAGGACAAGAATACTCTTGACGAGACTGTTGAAAAAAGCCTGAAGGGCGCCGCACTATGGGATGAGGTGAAAGACAAGCTCTCATCTCCGGGAACAGGCCTTTCGGGCGGGCAGCAGCAGAGGCTCTGCATAGCGAGGGCGATAGCCACCCAGCCGGAGGTGCTCCTCATGGATGAACCCACGAGCGCGCTGGACCCAATGTCGACCGCCAGGGTGGAAGAACTTATAAGGGAGCTCAAGGGAGATTACACAGTTGCCATAGTCACGCACAACATGCAGCAGGCCGCCCGTGTATCAGACTATACAGCCTTCTTCCTTCTGGGGGATCTCATAGAATACGACCGGACAGCGAAGATATTCACATCTCCCTCGGACAAGAGGACCGAGGACTACATCTCGGGAAGGTTCGGCTAG
- a CDS encoding response regulator transcription factor yields the protein MAEKILIADDEESLVEFIGRALKKHGYRVIAAYDGDNALFLIGEELPDLVILDLMMPLMDGWEVCRRAKSDPATKDIPIIMLTARSSADDAVQGLDLGADDYMRKPFSLDELLARVRVLLRRKKDDEMSRIVEEGGLRIDREEREVFLRGTLLDISPMEFEILELMVGRMGRTLSREEILKKIWGIGGEDTRTVDVHISRLRKKLDDGVKPHLAIQTLRGRGYRLSWEDEQEHV from the coding sequence ATGGCTGAAAAAATTCTCATCGCAGATGACGAGGAAAGCCTTGTAGAGTTTATCGGAAGGGCCTTGAAAAAGCACGGTTACAGGGTCATAGCGGCATACGACGGAGACAATGCCCTCTTCCTGATCGGAGAGGAGCTTCCCGACCTTGTCATCCTTGATCTGATGATGCCCCTTATGGACGGCTGGGAGGTCTGCAGGAGGGCAAAATCAGACCCCGCGACAAAGGACATTCCGATAATCATGCTCACTGCGAGGAGTTCCGCAGACGATGCAGTCCAGGGCCTTGACCTGGGCGCAGACGACTACATGAGAAAACCTTTCAGTCTGGACGAACTTCTGGCCCGCGTAAGGGTCCTTCTCAGAAGGAAAAAAGACGACGAAATGAGCAGGATCGTTGAAGAGGGCGGCCTTAGGATAGACAGGGAAGAGCGCGAGGTCTTTCTGCGAGGGACCCTTCTTGACATAAGCCCCATGGAGTTTGAGATACTGGAGCTCATGGTGGGAAGGATGGGGCGGACCCTTTCAAGGGAGGAAATATTGAAGAAGATATGGGGCATCGGCGGAGAGGATACCAGGACTGTCGACGTGCACATCTCAAGGCTGAGAAAAAAGCTTGATGACGGTGTGAAACCGCATCTTGCCATCCAGACGCTTAGGGGCCGCGGATACAGGCTTTCATGGGAGGATGAGCAGGAACATGTTTAA
- the pstC gene encoding phosphate ABC transporter permease subunit PstC, producing MKERQKKILSGFGGRGDRIIAYLVRSVSMIGILIMLFILGFLIVNGMPVLKESSISEIFLSRDWYPVEEPPALGMLPLIAGTLSATLLSSLIALPIAIALAIFTAEIAPRRLRSIFKVLMELLGFLPSIVLGFLGMMVLAPWMQETLNIASGLNLLNASILLGFLVIPVVASLSEEALSSVPRELRDASYALGATRWETVRRVVIPHALSGITAASLLGVMRALGETMVVLMAAGGAAIIPLMLTDPVRPLTATIAAEMGETPVGSTHYHALFFAGLILLAVTLAINLTSFYIERRKR from the coding sequence ATGAAAGAGCGGCAGAAGAAAATTCTCAGTGGTTTTGGGGGCAGGGGGGACAGGATCATTGCGTATCTTGTCCGCTCAGTTTCCATGATCGGGATCCTGATAATGCTCTTTATCCTTGGATTTTTGATAGTAAATGGAATGCCGGTCCTGAAGGAGTCGTCCATTTCGGAGATATTTCTGAGCCGGGACTGGTATCCGGTGGAAGAGCCGCCTGCACTGGGGATGCTTCCCCTTATAGCGGGGACTCTTTCAGCGACGCTGCTTTCAAGCCTGATCGCCCTTCCCATAGCGATAGCACTGGCGATCTTCACGGCCGAGATAGCGCCGAGGAGGCTGAGGAGTATTTTCAAGGTGCTAATGGAACTGCTTGGATTCCTGCCCTCTATAGTGCTTGGATTTCTTGGCATGATGGTGCTGGCTCCATGGATGCAGGAGACCCTCAATATAGCCTCCGGTCTGAATCTCCTGAATGCCTCGATACTGCTCGGATTCCTCGTTATCCCGGTTGTCGCCTCGCTCTCAGAGGAAGCTCTCTCTTCGGTACCCAGGGAACTGAGGGACGCCTCTTATGCCCTGGGGGCTACAAGATGGGAGACGGTACGCAGGGTGGTAATTCCGCACGCACTATCCGGAATAACGGCTGCCTCACTTTTGGGCGTTATGAGGGCTCTCGGTGAGACGATGGTCGTCCTGATGGCAGCGGGCGGAGCCGCGATCATCCCCCTTATGCTGACAGATCCGGTCAGGCCGCTCACGGCCACCATAGCTGCCGAGATGGGGGAGACCCCTGTAGGGAGCACCCATTATCACGCGCTCTTTTTTGCCGGCCTCATACTTCTTGCTGTAACGCTTGCAATAAACCTGACCTCTTTTTACATCGAAAGGAGGAAGAGATAG
- a CDS encoding ATP-binding protein gives MFKKMTLRKKMALLLTISVVFIGIAVWGFIYRNERREVIEENREVLSRYLGLFAAEGEGRGIEGIREVQAFWEKTYPEGRLTVINTMGEVVIDSKSDPNEMDNHYKRPEIIKAFEDGSGSELRYSKTQSEWQNYMAKRVIIPGTPAQGMVIRLSYPLEELNSLALSMAKPFLYSLEIMLFFVLLGSYLMLRFVTKPLDLLSESAQTIAAGGTARFPITNDPQIQNLSNALNSMSDSLKLSVKEAQERKEELSLLVGALPVGVILIDEARKIRYMNSAASKICGRAGNEPARGLSIEVILPSDEMCSMLDEGDGRRMISLSRSGGSKIEMSTLTLTRGRMIVLEDLTDKIKLDEARREFFIDAGHEFQTPLTVIRTGLELLKSGDSLTDIEDIKAVDSMIRQQERISGLVEDLLLLVKLDVDPQGNRREEVDLKEIVRDIISDVKELPASRKIEIKAILPEEDITVRTVYGDLRRALFNLVENGVKYVSSSRETEGRVEITVKEDDHHIHILVDDNGPGVTEEDRDIIFERFRRGDSHRARSRSSAGGYGLGLSISRKISEREGGSLELGRSSLGGASFIMTLPKTELTGNEEI, from the coding sequence ATGTTTAAAAAGATGACCCTAAGAAAAAAAATGGCCCTGCTGCTTACGATCTCTGTCGTCTTCATAGGCATTGCAGTCTGGGGATTTATTTACAGGAACGAACGCAGGGAAGTGATCGAAGAGAACAGGGAGGTCCTTTCCCGCTACCTTGGCCTCTTTGCCGCTGAGGGAGAAGGCAGGGGCATAGAGGGCATCAGGGAAGTGCAGGCCTTCTGGGAAAAAACATATCCCGAGGGCAGGCTCACCGTCATCAACACGATGGGAGAAGTCGTGATAGACAGCAAGAGCGATCCCAATGAGATGGACAACCACTACAAAAGGCCTGAGATAATAAAGGCTTTTGAGGACGGCAGTGGGTCCGAGCTGAGATACAGCAAGACTCAGTCTGAGTGGCAGAATTACATGGCTAAAAGGGTGATCATCCCCGGAACTCCGGCCCAGGGAATGGTCATAAGGCTGTCCTACCCGCTTGAAGAGCTGAACAGCCTTGCTCTATCCATGGCAAAACCATTCCTCTATTCACTGGAGATCATGCTTTTCTTCGTATTGTTAGGTTCATATCTGATGCTCCGTTTCGTAACAAAGCCGCTTGATCTGCTGAGCGAATCTGCACAGACGATAGCGGCCGGAGGAACAGCAAGGTTCCCTATAACAAACGATCCTCAGATACAAAACCTCTCTAACGCGTTGAATTCGATGTCAGATTCCCTTAAGCTCAGCGTCAAAGAGGCGCAGGAAAGGAAAGAGGAACTCTCTCTGCTTGTTGGTGCGCTCCCTGTCGGCGTGATCCTCATCGATGAGGCTAGAAAAATCCGTTACATGAACAGTGCCGCTTCAAAGATATGCGGAAGGGCTGGCAACGAGCCTGCGAGAGGTCTCTCCATAGAAGTGATCCTTCCTTCCGATGAGATGTGCAGCATGCTTGATGAAGGAGACGGAAGAAGGATGATAAGCCTATCCCGCAGCGGAGGCTCAAAGATCGAAATGTCGACGCTTACACTTACACGCGGCAGGATGATCGTTCTTGAGGACCTGACGGATAAGATCAAGCTGGATGAGGCCAGGCGGGAATTCTTTATAGATGCGGGTCATGAGTTCCAGACTCCGCTGACAGTAATTAGAACGGGGCTTGAACTTCTGAAATCAGGCGACTCTCTGACAGATATTGAGGATATTAAGGCCGTTGACAGTATGATACGCCAGCAGGAACGGATAAGCGGTCTTGTTGAGGATCTTCTCCTGTTGGTGAAACTTGATGTTGATCCTCAGGGAAACAGAAGAGAAGAAGTAGATCTTAAAGAGATAGTCCGCGACATAATATCTGACGTAAAAGAGCTTCCAGCGAGCAGGAAGATAGAGATAAAGGCAATCCTGCCGGAAGAAGACATTACGGTCAGAACAGTATACGGAGACCTTCGAAGGGCTCTTTTCAATCTGGTCGAAAACGGTGTAAAGTATGTCTCATCTTCCCGGGAGACGGAGGGAAGAGTCGAAATTACAGTTAAAGAAGATGATCATCATATTCATATACTTGTGGATGACAACGGCCCGGGAGTAACTGAAGAAGATAGGGATATAATCTTTGAAAGATTCAGAAGGGGAGACTCACACCGTGCCAGAAGCCGAAGCTCTGCAGGGGGATACGGTCTTGGGCTCTCTATCTCCAGGAAGATCTCGGAACGCGAGGGCGGCTCGCTTGAGTTGGGCAGATCTTCTCTTGGAGGAGCATCTTTCATAATGACACTGCCAAAGACAGAACTGACAGGCAACGAAGAAATATAA
- a CDS encoding phosphate ABC transporter substrate-binding protein has translation MRKIIFAAVLAAVMAFSASAFAGQIVMDGSTTVLPFGQAAAEQFSKQNPDVKFSVSGTGTGNGFKSLADGSAQIANASRFIKDSEIKSCMDKKVYPVPFAVALDCLVPVVHPSNPVKSLTKAQLKDIYSGKVTNWKQVGGSDAPIVVIGRDTSSGTYGTWQEMIMDKGEKTRITPKAQVTASSGAMMTAVAQNKNAIGYEGMGYVSKSVKALAVDGIAGTAAGARSGKYPLARYLYMFTNGWPEGDVLDFINYMQSPAGQKIVNSTGFVSLQEMK, from the coding sequence ATGAGAAAAATAATTTTTGCAGCAGTGTTGGCAGCGGTGATGGCATTCTCGGCAAGCGCCTTTGCGGGGCAGATAGTAATGGATGGATCAACTACGGTCCTTCCCTTCGGACAGGCCGCGGCGGAGCAATTCTCAAAGCAGAACCCCGACGTTAAGTTCTCAGTCTCCGGGACTGGAACCGGCAACGGTTTCAAGTCCCTTGCGGACGGCAGCGCCCAGATCGCGAATGCATCTAGATTCATAAAGGATTCGGAAATCAAATCATGCATGGACAAAAAGGTCTACCCCGTGCCCTTCGCAGTCGCCCTTGACTGCCTTGTGCCGGTCGTCCACCCATCAAACCCAGTCAAGTCACTGACAAAGGCCCAGCTTAAGGACATCTACTCCGGTAAGGTCACCAACTGGAAACAGGTAGGCGGAAGCGACGCTCCCATAGTTGTGATAGGACGTGATACAAGCTCCGGAACATATGGCACCTGGCAGGAAATGATAATGGACAAGGGCGAAAAGACAAGGATCACACCCAAAGCACAGGTAACTGCCTCCAGCGGAGCAATGATGACTGCGGTGGCGCAGAACAAGAATGCTATCGGATACGAGGGTATGGGTTACGTAAGCAAGTCGGTCAAAGCCCTTGCGGTTGACGGGATCGCCGGAACCGCGGCAGGCGCAAGAAGCGGGAAATACCCCCTCGCACGCTACCTCTACATGTTCACCAACGGATGGCCCGAGGGCGATGTCCTCGACTTCATCAACTACATGCAGAGCCCGGCAGGGCAGAAGATAGTAAACAGCACAGGCTTCGTCTCCCTTCAGGAAATGAAATAG